Proteins from a genomic interval of Lysobacter stagni:
- a CDS encoding HD domain-containing protein gives MSDTAALASCLPFSPPDAQISALQEAYASPPRAYHNIAHVQEVLRHYRDAANGPGWRQPVEVALAVLYHDAIYEAGRKDNETRSAEMAVAQIARWMPDAGVDVRRVMDLIELTARHGSFSPGDVDEEAALFLDCDMAILGAPPEVFDAYDRGIAAEYRGHVPGWLFKLNRRRFLKALLGRPRIYLSGYFHERYDAQARRNLRRAVTEKR, from the coding sequence ATGTCCGACACCGCCGCACTCGCTTCCTGTCTGCCGTTTTCGCCCCCGGACGCGCAGATCTCCGCGTTGCAGGAAGCCTACGCGTCGCCGCCGCGGGCGTACCACAACATCGCGCATGTGCAGGAAGTGCTTCGCCACTACCGCGACGCCGCGAACGGTCCCGGTTGGCGGCAGCCGGTGGAAGTCGCGCTGGCCGTGCTGTACCACGACGCGATCTACGAAGCCGGGCGCAAGGACAACGAAACGCGGTCCGCCGAAATGGCGGTTGCACAGATCGCCCGCTGGATGCCCGATGCCGGTGTCGACGTGCGCCGAGTGATGGACCTGATCGAACTGACCGCACGGCACGGCTCGTTTTCGCCGGGCGACGTGGACGAGGAAGCCGCGCTGTTCCTCGACTGCGACATGGCGATCCTCGGTGCGCCACCCGAGGTATTCGACGCCTACGATCGCGGCATCGCTGCCGAGTATCGCGGCCATGTGCCCGGCTGGCTGTTCAAGCTCAACCGACGTCGTTTCCTGAAAGCCCTGCTGGGGCGCCCGCGCATCTACCTGAGTGGATACTTCCACGAACGCTACGACGCACAGGCGCGTCGCAACCTGCGTCGCGCGGTGACCGAAAAACGTTAG
- a CDS encoding arylamine N-acetyltransferase family protein: protein MNLDAYLERIGYDGPVAPTTDALQAIAFKHATTIPFENLAPFLGLSVDLSPDALERKLVSQRRGGYCFEHNLLLWQALTAIGFDVSGLAARVLWNGPDDRITPRSHMLLRIAGEEGALLVDVGFGGMTPTGVLALRADVEQSTPHEPFRLIQRDGDWWMQAKVGEGWPTLYRFDLQRQHPVDYEAPNHYLSTNPVSHFTSGLTVARPVPGGRHALRNRELAFHPLDGASERRTLRDVDEMLDVLDGTFGIEPPDVPQLRPRLATLFTG from the coding sequence ATGAACCTCGACGCCTACCTGGAGCGCATCGGCTACGACGGCCCGGTCGCGCCAACCACCGATGCGCTGCAAGCCATCGCCTTCAAGCACGCCACCACGATTCCGTTCGAGAATCTCGCTCCGTTCCTCGGACTATCGGTGGACCTGTCGCCAGACGCACTGGAGCGCAAGCTGGTGTCGCAGCGGCGCGGCGGCTATTGCTTTGAGCACAACCTGCTGCTGTGGCAGGCACTGACCGCCATCGGCTTCGACGTGAGCGGCCTGGCCGCGCGCGTTCTGTGGAACGGGCCGGACGACCGCATCACGCCGCGCAGCCACATGCTCCTGCGGATCGCCGGGGAAGAGGGTGCGCTGCTGGTGGACGTCGGTTTCGGCGGCATGACGCCCACCGGTGTGCTGGCACTGCGCGCCGACGTCGAGCAATCCACGCCGCACGAACCGTTTCGCCTGATCCAGCGCGACGGCGACTGGTGGATGCAGGCGAAGGTGGGCGAGGGCTGGCCCACGCTGTACCGGTTCGATCTGCAGCGACAGCATCCGGTCGACTACGAGGCGCCCAACCATTACCTGTCGACGAACCCGGTTTCGCATTTCACCAGCGGCCTGACCGTGGCGCGACCGGTGCCCGGCGGACGGCATGCGCTACGCAATCGCGAGCTGGCGTTCCATCCGCTGGACGGTGCCAGCGAGCGTCGCACGCTGCGCGACGTGGACGAGATGCTGGACGTGCTGGACGGCACGTTCGGCATCGAACCCCCTGACGTACCGCAGCTGCGTCCCCGACTGGCAACACTGTTCACGGGCTGA
- a CDS encoding DNA alkylation repair protein — protein sequence MSVDEAVEWLRRHASHATRDGMARFAIPTDHALGVGMKDIQSLAKQAGRDHALAQALWDTGIYEARTLAAYVAEPELLTAAQMDRWCRDFDNWAICDTLCFVLFDRTPHAWRKVDQWASRRDEFQKRAAFALLASLALHGRGDAAAYRRGLALVEREAGDERNFVRKGASWALRSLGRRDEVREAGLELAQRLSTSDVATERWLGKDALRDLRKADARKAATKKTAVKKVAKTASRK from the coding sequence ATGAGCGTGGACGAGGCGGTCGAATGGCTGCGCCGACACGCCAGCCACGCCACGCGCGATGGCATGGCGCGATTCGCCATTCCGACCGACCACGCGCTGGGCGTGGGGATGAAGGACATCCAGTCGCTGGCGAAGCAGGCCGGCCGCGATCACGCGCTCGCGCAGGCGTTGTGGGACACCGGCATCTACGAAGCCCGCACGCTGGCCGCCTATGTCGCCGAACCCGAGCTCTTGACCGCCGCACAGATGGATCGCTGGTGCCGGGATTTCGACAACTGGGCCATCTGCGACACGCTGTGCTTTGTGTTGTTCGACCGCACACCACATGCATGGCGCAAGGTGGATCAGTGGGCATCGCGTCGCGACGAGTTCCAGAAGCGCGCGGCGTTCGCGCTGCTGGCCAGCCTGGCCTTGCACGGCCGCGGCGACGCAGCCGCGTACCGGCGCGGGCTGGCGCTGGTTGAAAGAGAAGCAGGCGACGAGCGCAACTTCGTGCGCAAGGGTGCGAGCTGGGCGCTGCGCTCGCTCGGCCGCCGCGACGAGGTGCGTGAGGCCGGGCTGGAACTGGCGCAGCGCCTGTCCACGTCCGACGTAGCCACGGAGCGATGGCTGGGCAAGGATGCGCTGCGTGACCTTCGCAAGGCCGACGCGCGAAAAGCCGCCACGAAGAAAACTGCGGTGAAGAAGGTCGCGAAGACTGCTTCACGCAAGTAA
- a CDS encoding BlaI/MecI/CopY family transcriptional regulator: MTRRTAKPPKPTTAELDLLRVIWRMGPSTVKDLHQARLAERPDATYANVLRLLQVMHGKGLVVRDESQRSHVYAAAHAQDALQTNLLKDLIQKAFAGSGKALVLAALNDHVTEREREEIKRFLKEHPDG; the protein is encoded by the coding sequence ATGACCCGCAGAACCGCCAAGCCGCCCAAGCCCACCACCGCGGAGCTGGACCTTCTCCGCGTGATCTGGCGAATGGGCCCGTCCACGGTGAAGGACCTGCACCAGGCCCGCCTGGCCGAACGACCCGATGCCACCTACGCCAATGTGCTGCGGCTGCTGCAGGTAATGCATGGCAAGGGTCTGGTGGTCCGCGATGAAAGCCAGCGCTCGCATGTCTACGCCGCCGCGCATGCGCAGGACGCGCTGCAGACGAACCTGCTGAAGGACCTCATCCAGAAGGCGTTCGCCGGCTCCGGCAAGGCACTGGTGCTGGCGGCACTGAACGACCATGTCACCGAACGCGAGCGCGAGGAGATCAAGCGCTTCCTCAAGGAGCATCCCGATGGCTGA
- a CDS encoding HAD family hydrolase, translating into MHGAPELMAALPSWNDGAAKSAILDFVARVTKEGGPDFVPPAERIAAFDNDGTLWCEYPLQVQVFFALAEVKRLCQQDPSLLQKPAFKAFVEGDLKALTSLPKKDVFEPAFATHAGMTLEEFHANAWRWIRQAEHPKLGRRFITNAYVPQRELLDHLRANGFRTWIVTGGGIEFVRVVAEQLYGIPPEQVVGSSTKMKLEDSGDGMVVRKLPELDSFDDRDEKVVNIALHIGRRPIFAFGNSDGDLAMIRYTLGGAGPRMGWYIHHDDAAREFAYDRDFKLSVFKEGLDRAGEYGIGIVSMKNDWGRVFADDGNGHA; encoded by the coding sequence ATGCACGGTGCGCCAGAGTTGATGGCAGCGTTGCCATCCTGGAACGACGGCGCGGCGAAGTCGGCCATTCTCGACTTCGTCGCGCGCGTCACGAAGGAGGGCGGGCCGGACTTCGTCCCGCCCGCCGAGCGCATCGCCGCGTTCGACAACGACGGAACGCTATGGTGCGAGTACCCGCTGCAGGTGCAGGTGTTCTTCGCGCTGGCGGAGGTGAAGCGGCTGTGTCAGCAGGATCCTTCGCTGTTGCAGAAGCCGGCGTTCAAGGCGTTCGTCGAAGGCGACCTGAAGGCATTGACCTCGTTGCCGAAGAAGGACGTCTTCGAGCCGGCGTTCGCCACGCACGCCGGCATGACGCTGGAGGAATTCCACGCCAATGCATGGCGATGGATACGCCAGGCCGAGCACCCGAAACTGGGTCGCCGGTTCATCACCAATGCGTATGTGCCGCAACGGGAGTTGCTGGACCACCTGCGCGCCAACGGCTTCCGGACGTGGATCGTCACGGGGGGCGGCATCGAGTTCGTGCGGGTGGTGGCGGAACAGCTCTACGGCATTCCGCCGGAGCAGGTCGTCGGGTCCAGCACGAAGATGAAGCTGGAGGATTCCGGCGATGGCATGGTGGTACGGAAGTTGCCCGAACTGGACAGCTTCGATGACCGCGACGAGAAGGTGGTCAACATCGCGCTGCACATCGGTCGCCGGCCGATCTTCGCGTTCGGAAATTCCGATGGCGACCTGGCCATGATCCGCTACACACTGGGTGGCGCGGGGCCGCGCATGGGCTGGTACATTCACCACGACGACGCCGCGCGCGAATTCGCCTACGACCGCGACTTCAAGCTCAGCGTGTTCAAGGAAGGCCTGGACCGTGCCGGCGAGTACGGCATCGGAATCGTCAGCATGAAGAACGACTGGGGGCGCGTGTTCGCGGATGACGGCAATGGGCATGCATGA
- a CDS encoding VOC family protein — translation MLKKVAFTMYPITDVARARGFYEGRLGLTPGSMGNQGEQYWIEYDLPGGGCLALTNFTQEKPSDSAGGTIAFEVDDLDTLIADLKSHEVPFRSDVIHGPNCRMAVCVDPEGNSLLLHQLNPKA, via the coding sequence ATGTTGAAGAAGGTCGCCTTCACGATGTATCCCATCACGGACGTGGCGCGTGCGCGCGGCTTCTACGAAGGGCGGCTGGGCCTCACGCCCGGCTCGATGGGAAACCAGGGCGAGCAGTACTGGATCGAATACGATCTGCCCGGCGGCGGATGTCTGGCGCTGACCAATTTCACGCAGGAGAAGCCGAGCGATTCGGCCGGCGGGACCATCGCGTTCGAGGTCGATGACCTGGACACGTTGATCGCGGACCTGAAATCGCACGAGGTTCCTTTCCGCAGCGATGTGATCCACGGCCCCAACTGCCGGATGGCGGTATGCGTGGATCCCGAAGGTAATTCGCTGCTGCTGCACCAGCTCAATCCGAAGGCGTGA
- a CDS encoding NADPH-dependent FMN reductase — protein sequence MSQYRIALVVGSLRRESINRKLAIALTKLAPSDFTFHHCEIGDLPLYNQDDDDHQAAPVKRLKQEVSSADGLLFVTPEYNRSVPGVLKNAIDHASRPYGKSAWAGKPAGVIGASIGAAGTAMSQQHLRNILAYLDAPTMGQPEAFIHVKEGFFDADGNVAEGSRDFVQKWMDRFAEWVRTHAGKHAG from the coding sequence ATGAGTCAGTACCGCATCGCCCTTGTCGTCGGCAGCCTGCGCCGCGAGTCGATCAACCGGAAGCTGGCCATTGCGCTGACGAAACTGGCGCCGTCGGACTTCACCTTCCACCACTGCGAGATCGGCGACCTGCCGCTGTACAACCAGGACGACGACGACCACCAGGCGGCGCCGGTGAAACGGCTGAAGCAGGAAGTCTCCAGCGCGGACGGGCTTCTGTTCGTCACGCCGGAATACAACCGCTCGGTGCCGGGCGTGTTGAAGAACGCCATCGACCACGCGTCGCGCCCTTACGGAAAAAGTGCGTGGGCGGGCAAGCCGGCGGGCGTGATCGGTGCCTCCATCGGCGCGGCGGGAACCGCGATGTCGCAGCAGCACCTGCGCAACATCCTGGCCTACCTCGACGCACCCACGATGGGTCAGCCGGAAGCCTTCATACACGTCAAGGAAGGCTTCTTCGACGCGGACGGCAACGTGGCCGAAGGCAGTCGCGACTTCGTGCAGAAGTGGATGGACCGCTTCGCCGAATGGGTCCGCACGCATGCGGGCAAGCACGCCGGGTGA
- a CDS encoding DUF1622 domain-containing protein, producing MDEWLIRFTEPVIVALDLIALAVIIAGTLRAVYDALRFLASSQHDRHERRQIWINYSHWLVGALTFQLAADIVESSIAPDWDSIGRLAAVAVIRTFLNYFLERDAQEVRERQRENP from the coding sequence ATGGATGAGTGGCTGATCCGCTTCACCGAGCCGGTCATCGTCGCGCTCGACCTCATCGCACTGGCGGTGATCATTGCCGGTACGCTCAGGGCGGTGTACGACGCGCTGCGTTTCCTCGCGTCGTCGCAGCACGACCGCCATGAGCGCCGGCAGATCTGGATCAACTACTCGCACTGGCTGGTCGGCGCACTGACCTTCCAGCTGGCGGCCGACATCGTCGAATCGTCCATCGCGCCGGACTGGGACAGCATCGGCCGTCTGGCGGCTGTGGCCGTGATCCGAACCTTCCTCAACTATTTTCTCGAGCGCGACGCCCAGGAAGTGCGCGAACGCCAGCGCGAAAATCCCTGA
- a CDS encoding arylsulfatase: MAKAKTPARPTKVAKSAEPAARPDARKKSGGGGGKPPNILVIWGDDIGIANLSCYTHGLMGYHTPNIDRIANEGMRFTDSYGEQSCTAGRSSFITGQSVHRTGLSKVGIPGASQGMVDSVVTIASLLKDRGYATGQFGKNHLGDLNKHLPTVHGFDEFFGNLYHLNAEEEPEMYGYPKDPRYREKFGPRGVIHSWATDKDDATVQERWGRVGKQKIKDTGPLTRKRMETCDDEFVEVASDFIKRQNKSGTPFFVWLNTTHMHFITHTKPESMGQAGDHQSPYHDTMVDHDRNVGQMLDLLDELGLAEDTIVIYSTDNGPHMNSWPDAGMTPFRSEKNTNWEGAFRIPELIRWPGRIPAGKVSNEIIQHHDWLPTLLAAAGDTDCIERLKKGATVNGRKYKNLIDGFNLLPYLTGEVDKSPRKWFFYFSDDGDVLGIRWQNWKIVFMEQRCRGTMQVWAEPFTPLRMPKIFNLRMDPYERADVTSNVYWDWMIHNAFWIYGAQAAAAQYLATYKEFPPAQTPGSFDLKQAEQKMNEISSKSS, from the coding sequence ATGGCAAAGGCAAAGACCCCAGCCCGCCCCACCAAGGTGGCGAAATCGGCCGAACCAGCCGCCCGGCCCGACGCCCGCAAGAAGAGTGGCGGTGGAGGGGGGAAGCCGCCCAACATCCTGGTGATCTGGGGTGACGACATCGGCATCGCAAACCTGAGTTGCTACACCCACGGTCTGATGGGTTATCACACGCCCAACATCGACCGCATCGCCAACGAGGGCATGCGCTTCACCGATTCCTACGGCGAACAGAGCTGCACGGCGGGGCGCTCATCGTTCATCACCGGCCAGAGCGTGCACCGCACGGGGCTGTCGAAAGTCGGCATTCCGGGGGCTTCGCAGGGCATGGTCGACTCGGTGGTCACCATCGCGTCCCTGCTGAAGGATCGGGGCTATGCGACGGGACAGTTCGGGAAAAACCATCTGGGCGATCTCAACAAGCACCTTCCGACGGTGCATGGCTTCGACGAGTTCTTCGGCAATCTCTACCACCTCAACGCCGAGGAAGAGCCGGAGATGTACGGGTACCCGAAGGATCCGCGGTATCGCGAGAAGTTCGGGCCGCGCGGGGTGATCCACAGCTGGGCGACCGACAAGGACGACGCCACCGTGCAGGAGCGCTGGGGCAGGGTCGGCAAGCAGAAGATCAAGGACACCGGGCCGCTGACCCGCAAGCGCATGGAGACCTGTGACGACGAGTTCGTCGAGGTCGCCAGCGATTTCATCAAGCGCCAGAACAAGTCGGGTACGCCGTTCTTCGTGTGGCTCAACACCACGCACATGCACTTCATCACGCATACCAAGCCCGAGAGCATGGGGCAGGCGGGCGATCACCAGTCGCCGTATCACGACACGATGGTGGACCACGACCGTAACGTCGGGCAGATGCTGGACCTGCTCGATGAGCTCGGCCTGGCCGAGGACACCATCGTCATCTATTCCACCGACAACGGTCCGCACATGAACAGCTGGCCGGATGCCGGCATGACGCCGTTCCGCAGCGAGAAGAACACCAACTGGGAAGGCGCCTTCCGCATTCCGGAACTGATCCGCTGGCCCGGACGAATCCCGGCGGGCAAGGTGAGCAACGAGATCATCCAGCACCACGACTGGTTGCCGACGCTGCTGGCCGCGGCAGGCGACACCGATTGCATCGAACGCCTCAAGAAGGGTGCAACGGTCAACGGACGCAAGTACAAGAACCTGATCGACGGCTTCAACCTTCTCCCGTACCTGACGGGCGAGGTCGACAAGTCGCCGCGCAAATGGTTCTTCTACTTCAGCGATGACGGCGACGTGCTGGGCATACGCTGGCAAAACTGGAAGATCGTGTTCATGGAACAGCGCTGCAGGGGCACCATGCAGGTCTGGGCCGAGCCGTTCACGCCGTTGCGCATGCCGAAGATATTCAACCTGCGCATGGATCCGTATGAGCGGGCGGACGTCACCTCGAACGTGTACTGGGACTGGATGATCCACAACGCGTTCTGGATCTACGGCGCGCAGGCGGCCGCAGCGCAGTACCTGGCGACCTACAAGGAGTTCCCGCCGGCTCAGACACCGGGCAGCTTCGACCTAAAGCAGGCCGAGCAGAAGATGAACGAGATATCGAGCAAGTCGAGCTGA
- a CDS encoding zinc ribbon domain-containing protein YjdM, with the protein MPSAPACPQCTLANTYVDGVNFVCADCGFEWPVEGGATTEAGVVVRDSNGNVLVAGDTVVVIKDLKVKGSSIPLKQGTVIRNIRLVEDDAEHIEGNSDKIKGLVLKTCFLRKA; encoded by the coding sequence ATGCCTTCCGCTCCCGCCTGTCCGCAATGCACCCTGGCCAACACCTACGTGGATGGCGTGAACTTCGTCTGCGCCGACTGCGGCTTCGAGTGGCCCGTGGAAGGTGGCGCAACGACGGAGGCGGGCGTGGTGGTGCGCGACAGCAATGGCAACGTGCTGGTGGCCGGCGATACCGTGGTGGTGATCAAGGACCTGAAGGTGAAGGGGTCGTCGATCCCGCTGAAGCAGGGCACGGTGATCCGCAACATCCGCCTGGTCGAGGACGATGCGGAGCACATCGAAGGCAACTCCGACAAGATCAAGGGCCTCGTGCTCAAGACCTGTTTCCTGCGCAAGGCGTGA
- a CDS encoding YidH family protein: MASHEQPDPNPDAASTELVRPRRLPETPPPPIPDVDISNSDLASVEYSQHRTKLSTHRTGLSEHRTSLSEYRTDLSTHRTDLSTNRTEMSMRRTGMSFQRTRLSAERTLMSVIRTALSLIGFGFTIFQVFTKARDSGLLKIGTAAPSNFGLALVALGVLLLIVGIGYHVNFMRGLRAERNRMAHDGLVHAESAYPVSYTLLTALVLLMIGLYAIVSMAFDLAAG; this comes from the coding sequence ATGGCCTCGCACGAGCAGCCCGACCCGAATCCCGATGCAGCGTCGACCGAGCTGGTGCGTCCGCGCAGGCTGCCCGAGACGCCGCCGCCGCCGATTCCGGACGTCGACATCAGCAACTCCGACCTGGCGTCGGTGGAGTACTCCCAGCACCGCACCAAGCTGTCCACGCACCGCACAGGGCTTTCCGAGCACCGCACGTCGCTGTCGGAGTACCGGACCGACCTGTCGACGCATCGCACCGACCTGTCCACCAACCGCACCGAGATGTCCATGCGGCGCACCGGCATGTCGTTCCAGCGCACGCGCCTGAGCGCGGAGCGCACGTTGATGTCGGTGATCCGCACGGCGCTGTCGCTGATCGGTTTCGGATTCACCATCTTCCAGGTCTTCACCAAGGCACGCGACTCGGGTCTGCTGAAGATCGGCACTGCTGCCCCCAGCAATTTCGGCCTGGCCCTGGTGGCGCTGGGCGTTCTGCTGCTGATCGTGGGCATCGGCTACCACGTCAACTTCATGCGCGGCCTGCGCGCGGAGCGCAATCGCATGGCGCACGACGGGCTGGTCCATGCCGAAAGCGCCTATCCCGTCTCCTACACGCTGTTGACCGCATTGGTCCTTCTGATGATCGGCCTGTACGCGATCGTCAGCATGGCCTTCGATCTGGCCGCCGGATGA
- a CDS encoding formylglycine-generating enzyme family protein, with protein sequence MHEQVGQGVDASRGNMVWIPGGSFTMGSDHHYPEEKPAHRVAVDGFWIDRQAVTNREFARFVQATGYVTLAEKPADPADYPGADPAMLAPASVVFVPPPGRVDLRNHFNWWQYVPGADWRHPRGPDTNLEGLDDHPVVHVAYEDALAYATWAGKDLPTEAEWEFAAKGGSDGTEFAWGDELVPDGRHMANTFQGEFPWDARVEDGFLWTAPVGSFDPNGYGLYDMIGNVWEWTQDWYQAHDRLQQHACCTLQNPRGGEREASMDASHAIPRRVMKGGSHLCAPNYCRRYRPAARMAQPVDTSTCHVGFRCVVRGAKDAADG encoded by the coding sequence ATGCATGAGCAGGTCGGGCAGGGCGTGGACGCGTCGCGCGGGAACATGGTGTGGATTCCCGGTGGCAGTTTCACGATGGGATCCGACCACCACTATCCCGAGGAGAAGCCCGCGCATCGCGTCGCGGTGGACGGCTTCTGGATCGATCGCCAGGCGGTCACCAATCGCGAGTTCGCGCGTTTCGTGCAGGCCACTGGTTATGTGACGCTGGCGGAGAAGCCCGCTGACCCGGCCGACTATCCAGGCGCCGATCCAGCGATGCTGGCGCCGGCTTCGGTGGTGTTCGTGCCGCCGCCCGGGCGCGTGGACCTGCGCAATCACTTCAACTGGTGGCAGTACGTTCCCGGTGCCGACTGGCGCCATCCGCGCGGGCCGGACACGAATCTGGAGGGGCTCGACGATCACCCCGTGGTGCATGTCGCCTACGAGGATGCACTGGCCTATGCAACATGGGCAGGCAAGGACCTGCCCACGGAAGCCGAATGGGAGTTCGCTGCGAAAGGTGGCAGCGACGGCACCGAATTCGCTTGGGGTGACGAACTGGTTCCCGATGGGCGCCACATGGCCAACACATTCCAGGGCGAGTTTCCCTGGGATGCACGCGTGGAAGATGGCTTCCTCTGGACCGCGCCGGTGGGTTCGTTCGATCCCAACGGTTACGGCCTGTACGACATGATCGGCAACGTGTGGGAATGGACGCAGGACTGGTACCAGGCGCACGACCGCCTACAGCAGCATGCCTGCTGCACGCTGCAGAACCCGCGCGGCGGCGAGCGTGAAGCCAGCATGGACGCGAGCCACGCAATCCCGCGCCGCGTGATGAAGGGGGGCTCGCACCTGTGCGCGCCCAACTATTGCCGCCGCTACCGGCCCGCCGCACGCATGGCGCAGCCGGTCGATACGTCGACGTGCCACGTCGGTTTCCGCTGCGTGGTGCGCGGCGCGAAGGATGCAGCCGATGGATGA
- a CDS encoding YbhB/YbcL family Raf kinase inhibitor-like protein, producing MSLQLTSPAFTHEGAIPAKFTCEGQDISPALKWTGVPPGTRSLALVVDDPDAPDPAAPQRVWVHWVLYNLPADLSGLDEGVAAAQLPKGTAQALNDWKRVGYGGPCPPIGRHRYFHKLYALDAVLPDLGHADKAALLKAMEGHVIGQAELIGTYQKQGK from the coding sequence ATGTCATTGCAACTGACGTCGCCCGCGTTCACGCACGAAGGTGCGATTCCCGCGAAGTTCACCTGCGAAGGGCAGGACATCTCCCCCGCACTGAAGTGGACCGGCGTGCCGCCCGGTACGCGCAGCCTTGCGCTCGTCGTGGACGACCCCGACGCGCCCGATCCGGCCGCGCCGCAGCGCGTGTGGGTCCATTGGGTGCTGTACAACCTGCCGGCGGATTTGTCGGGACTGGACGAAGGCGTCGCCGCCGCACAGTTGCCCAAGGGCACCGCGCAGGCGCTCAACGACTGGAAGCGCGTCGGCTACGGCGGGCCGTGCCCGCCCATCGGCCGGCATCGCTACTTCCACAAACTGTATGCGCTGGATGCGGTGCTTCCGGACCTGGGGCATGCGGACAAGGCCGCGCTGCTGAAGGCGATGGAAGGCCACGTGATCGGCCAGGCCGAGCTGATCGGCACGTACCAGAAACAGGGGAAGTAA
- a CDS encoding VOC family protein has protein sequence MQDRFQRITPFLWFNTQAEEAMQQYASIFPNSRILETFRYDAEAARVSGRPEGSVMTIEAELDGQRITGLNGGPHFTFNEAVSLVVNCHDQAEVDHFWDRLSDGGDPKAQVCGWLKDRFGVSWQIVPVEILALLKHPDPVKAGKAMAEMLRQKKPDIAAVRAAMQ, from the coding sequence GTGCAGGACAGATTCCAGCGCATCACGCCGTTCCTGTGGTTCAACACGCAGGCCGAAGAGGCGATGCAACAGTACGCATCGATCTTCCCCAACTCCCGCATCCTGGAGACGTTCCGCTATGACGCGGAAGCCGCACGCGTATCGGGACGCCCTGAAGGCTCGGTCATGACGATCGAGGCCGAACTCGACGGCCAGCGGATCACCGGCCTCAACGGCGGGCCGCACTTCACGTTCAACGAAGCCGTATCGCTGGTCGTGAATTGCCACGACCAGGCCGAGGTCGACCACTTCTGGGACCGGCTGTCCGACGGTGGCGATCCGAAGGCACAGGTGTGCGGCTGGCTGAAGGATCGCTTCGGCGTGTCGTGGCAGATCGTGCCGGTCGAGATACTTGCACTGCTCAAGCATCCCGACCCCGTGAAGGCCGGCAAGGCGATGGCCGAGATGTTGCGGCAGAAGAAACCCGACATCGCCGCGGTGCGCGCGGCGATGCAGTAG